The following coding sequences are from one Tolumonas lignilytica window:
- a CDS encoding EscU/YscU/HrcU family type III secretion system export apparatus switch protein, with protein MNKPKDIIGLTYDGQTTPSVSHKASGSVAEQILKLAEKQGLYIHQDPELLERLSVLQDGDPIPPALFVIIAEILAYSYVLQGKTPEHWRRPDGSTGINVRS; from the coding sequence ATGAATAAACCAAAAGATATCATCGGCCTAACGTATGATGGACAGACAACACCCTCAGTTAGCCACAAAGCAAGCGGTTCAGTAGCAGAACAAATCTTAAAATTGGCAGAAAAGCAGGGATTATATATTCACCAGGATCCTGAATTATTGGAAAGGTTGTCTGTTTTGCAGGATGGTGACCCAATACCTCCGGCATTATTTGTCATAATTGCGGAGATACTGGCTTATTCATATGTTTTACAAGGGAAAACGCCAGAACATTGGCGCCGTCCAGATGGTAGTACGGGGATAAATGTTCGCAGCTAA
- a CDS encoding chemotaxis protein CheW gives MSQASQAKAMHDYFQSLLNDVGASDIKPEHIDMPLAVQPARVVEPELPVIESAVVTKERTQQLDQLLSTVSETIDVAVQQPVAVEVPVEEKAEQSVPEWKNITPEKEFPALFFVVSGITFAVPLTDLGGIHQLEKVTPLFGKPEWFAGVMTHRESQLNVVDSTTWFMPGQTNNEAYQYLIMLGESRWGIECHRLIGTETLHYDQIKWRDKPGKRPWLAGMVKDKMCALLHVQELLTLLQHGVNIDGQ, from the coding sequence ATGAGTCAGGCTTCCCAAGCGAAAGCGATGCATGATTACTTTCAGTCCTTGCTGAATGATGTTGGTGCTTCGGATATCAAACCGGAGCATATTGACATGCCATTAGCGGTTCAGCCAGCCAGAGTTGTTGAGCCGGAATTGCCAGTTATTGAGTCAGCTGTAGTAACGAAAGAGCGTACTCAGCAGTTAGATCAATTGTTATCTACAGTCAGTGAGACAATTGATGTCGCCGTTCAGCAGCCTGTGGCTGTAGAAGTCCCAGTTGAAGAAAAAGCTGAGCAATCAGTTCCAGAATGGAAAAATATTACACCCGAGAAAGAATTCCCGGCTCTGTTTTTTGTCGTCTCAGGGATCACGTTTGCAGTGCCATTAACAGATCTAGGCGGGATTCATCAACTAGAAAAGGTAACTCCGCTTTTTGGTAAGCCAGAATGGTTTGCTGGGGTAATGACTCATCGGGAGTCACAACTCAATGTGGTTGATAGTACGACGTGGTTTATGCCAGGACAAACGAATAACGAGGCTTACCAATATCTGATCATGTTAGGTGAAAGTCGTTGGGGCATTGAATGTCATCGGCTGATTGGTACCGAGACTTTACACTATGACCAGATCAAATGGCGTGATAAACCCGGTAAGCGTCCTTGGCTGGCTGGAATGGTAAAAGATAAAATGTGTGCGTTATTGCATGTTCAGGAGTTGCTCACACTATTACAACATGGCGTGAATATTGATGGCCAGTAA
- a CDS encoding ParA family protein — protein sequence MIVWAIANQKGGVGKTTTVVTLAGWLSQQGKRVLLIDTDPHASLTSYMGYDSDELFGTLYELFKAPRQSKGLVSRLTLKTSFENISLIPGSITLATLDRTLGDKEGMGLVLSRALQSVKDLYDYVLIDSPPVLGVMMVNAMAASDRVIVPVQTEFLAQKGLERMIKTFTLMQRSRPGGFRYTIVPTMFDRRTKASLQTLDAIKEVYGTSVWSAVIPVDTKFRDASLQHIPLSLYAPDSRGAQSYASLLSYVQQLDKKCEEESKI from the coding sequence GTGATTGTTTGGGCAATTGCGAATCAAAAAGGTGGGGTTGGTAAAACCACGACGGTGGTAACACTGGCTGGTTGGTTGTCTCAACAAGGCAAGCGAGTGTTATTGATCGATACAGACCCGCATGCCTCACTAACCAGTTACATGGGTTATGATTCAGACGAGTTGTTTGGCACATTGTACGAGTTATTTAAAGCACCCAGACAAAGCAAAGGGCTCGTTAGTCGATTGACGTTGAAAACCAGTTTTGAAAACATTTCTTTGATTCCTGGCTCTATTACATTGGCGACGTTGGATCGGACGCTGGGCGATAAAGAAGGAATGGGATTGGTGCTGAGTCGGGCACTACAAAGCGTAAAAGATTTATATGATTATGTATTAATTGATAGTCCCCCAGTCCTTGGTGTCATGATGGTGAATGCCATGGCGGCGAGTGATCGAGTGATTGTCCCTGTGCAAACAGAGTTTTTGGCACAAAAAGGCCTTGAGCGGATGATCAAAACATTCACATTAATGCAACGCTCTCGTCCGGGTGGATTCAGATATACGATTGTTCCGACAATGTTTGATCGCAGGACGAAGGCGTCTCTTCAAACTTTGGATGCAATCAAGGAAGTATATGGTACTAGTGTCTGGAGTGCGGTTATTCCTGTGGATACTAAATTCCGCGATGCCAGTTTGCAGCATATACCATTATCTCTATATGCTCCCGACAGCCGTGGAGCTCAGTCTTATGCCAGTTTGCTGAGTTATGTTCAGCAACTGGATAAAAAATGTGAGGAAGAAAGCAAAATATGA
- a CDS encoding chemotaxis protein CheW has protein sequence MNQKRNLAQNIAEDEVLQWVTFQLDRETYGINVMQVQEVLRYTEIAPVPGAPDFVLGIINLRGNVVTVIDTRSRFGLEPAEITDNSRIVIIEAEKQVIGILVDSVAEVVYLRSSEIDTAPSVGTEESSKFIQGVSNRDGELLILVDLNKLLTDEEWGELSML, from the coding sequence ATGAATCAAAAGAGAAATTTGGCTCAGAATATTGCCGAAGATGAAGTCCTGCAGTGGGTCACTTTTCAGTTAGACCGGGAAACTTACGGTATTAACGTTATGCAGGTGCAGGAAGTGCTTCGTTATACCGAGATTGCACCCGTGCCAGGAGCTCCTGACTTTGTATTAGGCATTATTAATCTGCGTGGCAATGTTGTTACCGTTATCGATACCCGTTCACGTTTCGGTCTGGAGCCTGCTGAAATCACTGATAACTCACGCATTGTGATTATTGAGGCAGAAAAACAAGTCATCGGTATTTTGGTTGATAGTGTTGCGGAAGTGGTATATCTGCGTTCTTCTGAAATTGATACTGCACCGAGTGTTGGAACAGAGGAAAGCTCTAAGTTTATTCAAGGTGTAAGCAATCGTGATGGTGAACTGCTGATATTGGTCGATTTGAATAAATTATTGACCGATGAAGAGTGGGGCGAACTCAGTATGCTTTAA
- a CDS encoding flagellar motor protein yields MNLLGIFWAIGCILAAMIWEGGHPAALVNGPAFLIVIAGTCGCVMVQYPLKIFIGALKRFGWLVKPPMQDLAAQVALLEGMATLARQQGLLALENEISKIDEPFLSKGIQMVVDGVDKEQVVHLLENEIEFEQHELEQSAKVFEALGGYAPTMGILGAVLGLIHAMGLLDQPDKLGPAIAVAFVATVYGVGACNIIFLPTGNRFKGIAHDVGFYKNMILEGILSIASGENALQLKRRMEVYTEAHH; encoded by the coding sequence ATGAATTTATTGGGTATATTTTGGGCCATTGGCTGTATTCTTGCCGCAATGATCTGGGAGGGAGGGCATCCCGCTGCTCTCGTCAATGGCCCGGCATTTCTAATCGTTATTGCTGGTACCTGTGGCTGTGTAATGGTTCAGTATCCCCTTAAAATTTTTATTGGCGCTCTGAAACGGTTTGGCTGGTTGGTTAAACCACCAATGCAAGATCTTGCTGCTCAGGTTGCTTTATTGGAGGGGATGGCGACCTTAGCTCGTCAGCAAGGTCTATTAGCTTTGGAAAATGAAATCAGCAAGATAGATGAGCCTTTTTTGAGTAAAGGGATTCAAATGGTTGTTGATGGGGTCGATAAAGAACAAGTGGTGCATCTTCTCGAAAACGAGATTGAATTTGAACAACATGAACTTGAACAATCCGCTAAGGTTTTTGAAGCGTTAGGTGGTTATGCACCTACAATGGGGATTTTGGGTGCGGTATTAGGACTGATCCATGCAATGGGCTTGTTGGATCAACCAGATAAGCTCGGTCCGGCAATTGCTGTTGCGTTTGTGGCAACTGTATATGGTGTAGGTGCCTGTAACATCATTTTCCTTCCAACGGGTAACCGCTTTAAAGGTATCGCTCATGATGTTGGCTTTTATAAGAATATGATTCTGGAAGGTATTTTGTCTATTGCTAGTGGCGAGAATGCGTTGCAACTGAAACGCAGAATGGAAGTTTACACAGAGGCGCATCATTAA
- a CDS encoding DUF2802 domain-containing protein, which produces MDYLSQPWLISLLAVTLVMAIALGIAAVHIRKLYRVQNAMELIVKELIKSRDSNKKKFGELQSVSIGAGQKLIELERRLVALDEVQQEMSIQAPENKLYSRAVKMVELGAGVEEIMTECELPKAEAELLISLHKHRAV; this is translated from the coding sequence ATGGATTATTTATCACAACCTTGGCTTATTTCTTTACTTGCTGTGACTTTAGTCATGGCTATAGCGTTAGGTATTGCGGCTGTTCATATCCGTAAGCTTTATCGTGTACAAAATGCGATGGAGCTTATTGTCAAAGAACTGATTAAATCGCGTGATAGTAATAAAAAGAAATTTGGCGAACTTCAATCCGTGTCCATTGGGGCTGGTCAAAAGCTCATTGAATTGGAGCGGCGATTGGTTGCTCTGGACGAAGTCCAACAAGAAATGAGCATACAAGCACCAGAAAACAAACTATATAGCCGAGCTGTGAAAATGGTGGAGCTTGGTGCTGGTGTAGAAGAGATCATGACGGAATGTGAGTTGCCTAAAGCAGAAGCAGAGCTTCTTATCTCATTACACAAACACCGAGCTGTTTAA
- a CDS encoding protein-glutamate methylesterase/protein-glutamine glutaminase has protein sequence MAVKVLVVDDSSFFRRRVTEIVNQDPLLEVVDTAVNGKEAIEKAQSLRPDVITMDIEMPVLDGISAVREIMAKCPTPILMFSSLTQAGAKATLDALDAGALDFLPKKFEDIARDKQEAITLLQQRIKALSRRRVFMTAARTPTISTSNTTLTRNIGSGANSLRPQPVVPEKASAAPVNYKKSGKSYQLVAIGTSTGGPVALQTILTQLPAHFPYPILLIQHMPSTFTTAFAARLNSLCKISVKEAADGDVLKPGCAYLAPGGKQMLVEGRGTGARLRIIDGNDKVNYKPCVDITFASLAKSHGEKVLAIVLTGMGADGRDGARLLKDQGATIWAQDEASCVVYGMPQAVAKAGISSESLPLDRVAQRLSIEIGL, from the coding sequence ATGGCAGTAAAAGTACTTGTTGTGGACGACTCCAGCTTCTTTCGGCGCCGTGTCACAGAGATCGTTAACCAGGATCCACTACTTGAGGTAGTGGATACTGCTGTTAATGGTAAAGAAGCAATTGAGAAAGCGCAAAGTCTCCGACCTGATGTGATCACGATGGATATTGAAATGCCTGTATTAGATGGCATTTCTGCTGTGCGTGAGATAATGGCAAAATGTCCTACACCTATTCTGATGTTTTCGTCATTAACTCAGGCTGGGGCTAAAGCGACATTAGATGCTCTGGATGCAGGAGCTTTGGATTTTTTACCGAAAAAATTTGAAGACATTGCACGGGATAAGCAAGAAGCCATTACCTTATTACAACAACGGATCAAAGCTCTTTCTCGTCGCCGTGTATTCATGACGGCAGCAAGAACACCAACTATTTCAACAAGCAATACAACACTGACACGTAATATTGGCAGTGGTGCCAATTCTTTGCGACCTCAGCCTGTTGTGCCAGAAAAAGCGTCAGCCGCGCCGGTTAATTACAAAAAATCGGGTAAATCATATCAGTTGGTAGCGATTGGTACTTCTACAGGAGGGCCGGTTGCATTACAAACTATTTTGACACAGTTGCCTGCTCATTTTCCTTATCCCATCCTATTGATTCAGCATATGCCATCGACCTTTACCACTGCTTTTGCTGCACGATTGAATAGCTTATGCAAGATTTCAGTCAAAGAGGCGGCCGATGGCGACGTACTGAAACCTGGGTGTGCTTATCTGGCTCCAGGAGGAAAACAAATGCTGGTTGAAGGCAGAGGAACTGGAGCTCGATTACGAATCATTGATGGCAATGATAAGGTTAATTACAAACCTTGCGTTGATATTACTTTTGCCTCTCTGGCCAAGTCTCATGGTGAAAAAGTTTTAGCTATTGTGCTGACAGGGATGGGGGCTGATGGCCGTGATGGTGCCCGGTTACTCAAGGATCAAGGCGCAACTATTTGGGCGCAGGATGAAGCCAGTTGTGTTGTTTATGGAATGCCACAGGCTGTAGCAAAAGCCGGTATTTCATCAGAATCTTTGCCACTAGATCGTGTTGCTCAACGACTCTCTATTGAAATAGGGCTATAG
- a CDS encoding OmpA family protein, which yields MARKKKHAEHENHERWLVSYADLLTLLFALFVVLYAFATAKQTESKQLVMGLIQSFTDMGYISPSPGSAVMNASPNVMSSGESSKEVSIPASKPSMLVQAPTQGGGGVMDIGASTTVPQPSSKMKGEQNSPGATNPRQTSIAAQVGDNSSGAPFDKVRQELRSALQQQIAQGSVSFQESEEWLTIELNSDLVFPAGSATLLKRSLPVVNKIASILKPMNNYVRVRGYTDNTPTTPELYASNWELSAKRAEAVLVALQHDGIIPERMAIEAYGEYSPFVSNSTEEGRQRNRKVAIAISRYVREVKPLEVIAPVATTGNSTQAPTVDTDKLKVIQLPDGRFRVERR from the coding sequence ATGGCCAGAAAGAAGAAGCATGCAGAGCATGAGAACCACGAGCGTTGGTTAGTGTCTTATGCTGATTTATTGACGCTTCTTTTTGCGCTTTTTGTCGTCTTATATGCGTTTGCAACAGCCAAACAAACTGAATCTAAACAATTGGTTATGGGGTTGATTCAATCATTCACAGATATGGGATATATTTCTCCCAGCCCGGGTAGTGCTGTGATGAATGCTAGCCCCAATGTGATGAGTAGTGGAGAATCCTCGAAAGAGGTCTCAATTCCAGCCAGTAAACCATCTATGCTCGTTCAGGCTCCTACACAAGGGGGCGGTGGCGTCATGGATATTGGTGCATCAACTACTGTTCCCCAGCCTTCAAGTAAAATGAAAGGTGAACAAAATAGCCCGGGCGCAACTAATCCTCGACAAACATCGATTGCAGCCCAAGTCGGCGATAACAGCTCTGGTGCTCCTTTTGATAAAGTTCGCCAAGAATTACGTAGTGCATTACAACAGCAAATAGCACAAGGTTCTGTCAGTTTTCAGGAAAGTGAAGAATGGCTGACGATAGAGCTGAATTCAGATTTAGTTTTTCCTGCTGGGAGTGCTACTTTATTGAAACGCTCTTTGCCTGTTGTTAACAAAATAGCTTCTATTCTTAAACCGATGAACAACTATGTTCGAGTCCGTGGCTATACTGATAACACACCAACGACGCCCGAGCTTTATGCATCCAATTGGGAGTTGTCGGCCAAGCGGGCAGAGGCTGTTTTGGTGGCATTACAGCATGACGGTATCATTCCAGAACGAATGGCCATCGAAGCGTATGGCGAATATTCACCGTTTGTTTCTAATTCAACAGAAGAAGGGCGACAACGAAACCGAAAAGTGGCTATTGCGATATCTCGTTATGTACGGGAAGTGAAGCCATTGGAGGTTATTGCTCCTGTCGCTACAACAGGTAATTCTACACAGGCTCCAACGGTTGATACGGATAAACTGAAGGTTATTCAATTGCCGGATGGTCGCTTTAGAGTTGAACGTCGATAG